In the Bacteroidales bacterium genome, TTTGTTTTGTTTCTTCTGGAGAAAGATTATTTTTTCCGCAAATAACAATAACAGGTATATTATATTCTTGTGCTTTTTCAATAATTTTTCCCGTTATCTTACCTTGAAAACTTTGTATGTCAAATTTACCTTCTCCTGTTATTATTAAATCAGCATCTTTAATTTTTGATTCAAAATCAGCTAACCGGAGTAAAGTGTCAGAACCTGATTGAAGTTCAGCACGTAAAAATGCAAAAGCCCCCGCACCAAAGCCCCCGGCAGCACCTCCTCCTATTAATTTTGAAACGTCTTTTCCGTATTTTCGTTTAATTATCTTTGCAATATTTTTTAAACCGACATCTAATATTTTCAGTTCATCTTGGTTTGCACCTTTTTGTTCCGAATATGTAAACGCAGCACCGGCCTTTCCGTATAAAATATTATCAACATCGTATAAAGCAATAATTTTAATTTTATCAAAAGGGAAAATAACTTCTGTATCGTCAATATTTGAAATGTTTACAAGGTTTTTGCCTAAAGGATTAATTACTTCTCCCGATTTTGTTAAAAATTTATAACCCAAAGCTTTGGCAGCTCCTGTTCCCGCATCTGTTGTTGCACTTCCGCCTAAACCTAAAATTATTTTTTTTGCTCCTTTTTTTACGGCATCCAAAATCATTTCACCTGTACCGTATGTGCTTGTCAGTAAAGGATTTCTTTCTTCTTCTTTCAGCAGAAAAAGTCCTGATGCTTCCGATATATCTATTACAGCAGTTTGATTATCGGAGGAGTAATAATATTGCACACTGATTTTTCTGAATAAAGGGTTATTTACTTCTGTACTTATTTTTTTGCATTTAAAAAAATGAGACAAAATGTCAGCAGTGCCTTCACCGCCGTCAGCAACCGGAATTCTATGTATCAACAAATCATTTCGGACTGAGGTAATACCTTTCCGGACTGCTGCTGTAACCTGTTCGGCAGTTAAAGTATATTTAAATTTATCAAAAGCAAGAAGTATTTTTTTCAAGACTTTGTCTTTTAGTTAATGATTTGTATTAAATTTGATTATATCTGAAAAAGGAATAATAAAAAATAGGTTTTTTTGGAAGTTTCCGAAAAAAATCGACATTGTTTGGTATTAATAAAGTATCAAAACTTGTGCTGAACTTGTTTCAGTATTGTTACATTGTTTCATTGCTACATTGCCTGCCTGCCGGCAGGTAGGCTGTTTTTAAACAATGAAACAATGTAACAATTTGTAAATATAAACAACAAAATTATAGGCAACATGTTTGTTTATAATTTTCAGTAATGGTATTATTCTGTAAATTTAATTAAATTTGCGACTGTAAAATAATAAACTAAAATTAATTTATGAATAAAACCCAAAAGCTTCCGGATGCTGTGATAGAAGGGATGATTGAAAAAAAAGCAAAAAACATTGTTAAGATAAATTTCCAAGGAATAAAGAATGCCGTTTCTGATTACTTTATTATTTGTGAAGCTGCTACAAATAAACAAGTTGCAGCAGTTTCAGATTCTGTTGAAAAAAACGTTATGAAAACAATAAAGGAGAAACCGATACATAAGGAGGGCATTGAAAATTCCGAATGGATAATATTAGATTATTTTGATGTTGTTGTTCATATTTTTCAAACTGAATTCAGAGAATTATACAAATTGGAAGAACTTTGGGCAGATGCGGAAATCACAAAGATTGACGTAAAATATACAAGTATTGAAAACTAAAATTTATGTAAATGTCAGATAATAAAAAAGATAATATGAGTAAGATTCCTGAGAAAAACAAAGGAAAAGGAAATAAGCCCGATAACAATAGTTTATTTAAAGGCGGTAATAAAAATACAATTTATATTTTTATTGCAATTGCTGTTGTTTTTTTCATTTTAAATTATGTTTCAAATCAGGAAACTTCTGTAAAGATCAGTCAATTGAGATTTGAAACAAAAATGGTTTCTAAAGATGCTGTTGAAAAAGTTAATGTAGTAAATCATGAAAAAGTTGAGGTATTTATCAAAGAAAGTTACCTAAGTGATTCTGAATTTAGTGACATTAGTTCAACAGGAAGCAGCGGGTTTTTTGGTGAGTCTCCCCATTATTACTTCACAATAGGATCGGTTGAAGTATTTGAAAAAACGATGGATGAATTGGAAAATAATATTGAGAGAGAGAATAGAGTTCCCATACATTATGAAACCAGAACAAATGTTTTCGGTGAACTGATGGGATGGTTATTACCATTAATCATTATCATTGTCATTTGGATATTTATTTTCCGCAGAATGGGCGGAGGAATGGGCGGCGGCGGCGGCGGAATTTTCAATGTCGGCCGTTCAAAAGCGAAATTATTTGATGGCGAAAAAACAAAAGTCAAAATAAACTTTACTAATGTTGCCGGGCTTGAAGAGGCCAAAATTGAAGTTCAGGAAATAGTTGATTTTTTAAAAAATCCTGAAAAATATACAAAATTAGGCGGTAAAATACCAAAAGGCGCATTATTGGTAGGCCCTCCCGGAACAGGAAAAACTTTATTGGCAAAAGCTGTTGCCGGAGAAGCAAATGTACCGTTTTTTTCATTATCAGGATCTGATTTTGTAGAAATGTTTGTGGGTGTTGGTGCTTCACGTGTAAGAGATCTTTTTTCTCAAGCAAAACAAAAATCGCCTTGTATTGTATTCATTGATGAGATTGATGCAATAGGAAGAACAAGAAGCAGAGGTGCAAGCCTCGGTGGTAATGATGAGAGAGAAAACACACTCAATCAACTTCTTACTGAAATGGATGGCTTTGACACAAATACAGGGGTTATTATTCTTGCTGCAACTAACAGGGCAGATATCCTTGACCCGGCTTTAATGAGAGCCGGAAGATTTGACAGGCAAATTCATGTTGAACTTCCTGATTTAACAGAGCGTGAAGATATTTTTAAAGTTCACATAAAACCACTCAAATTAGATGATGGGGTTGATATTCAAAAATTATCTAAACAAACGCCCGGTTTTTCAGGTGCAGATATTGCAAATGTATGTAATGAAGCAGCATTAATAGCAGCAAGAAAGGATAAAGAAAGTGTTAACCATCAAGATTTTCATGATGCTGTTGATCGTATTATAGGTGGACTGGAGAAGAAAAGTAAGATTATCACAAAAACAGAAAAGAAAACAATTGCATATCATGAAGCAGGACACGCAACTTTAAGTTGGGTGTTGGAGCACGGGCATCCTTTAGTGAAAGTTACTATTGTTCCGAGAGGACAAGCATTGGGTGCTGCATGGTATCAACCTCACGAAAGGCAGATTACAACAAAAGAGCAATTATTGGATGAAATGTGTTCGACACTCGGAGGCAGAGCTGCAGAAGAATTAATTTTCGGTAAAATTTCAAGTGGTGCATTGAATGATCTGGAAAGAGTAACAAAATTAGCATATTCAATGACTGCATTTCTCGGTATGAGTGAAAAAGTCGGGAATATCAGTTTTTTTGATTCTTCAGGAAGGAACGAATTTCAATTTCAAAAACCATATAGTGAAACAACCGGAGAACTGATTGACCGAGAGGTTAAAAAAATGATAGAAGAACAATATCAAAGAGCTTTGAAACTTTTGACCGAGAGTTTTGAAGAGATGAAAAAACTGGCTGAACTGTTATTGGAAAATGAAGTTATTTATTTTGAAGATGCCGAAAAAATACTTGGTAAAAGAAAATTTAATGAAGAATATGAAGAAGAAGTGAAAAAGGTTAGAAAAAGAAATATTGAACGATTAAAAAAACATGAAGAATATTTAAAAAAGAAAGAAAAGGCGGAGAAAGAAAAAAAAGAAAAAGAAAATAAAAAATAAATAACACAGACTTTTTTGAGTGCTCAAAAAAAATGACTTTATCGGCAATCATAAATATTGTTTTAATTGCTACATTGC is a window encoding:
- the ftsH gene encoding ATP-dependent zinc metalloprotease FtsH — encoded protein: MSKIPEKNKGKGNKPDNNSLFKGGNKNTIYIFIAIAVVFFILNYVSNQETSVKISQLRFETKMVSKDAVEKVNVVNHEKVEVFIKESYLSDSEFSDISSTGSSGFFGESPHYYFTIGSVEVFEKTMDELENNIERENRVPIHYETRTNVFGELMGWLLPLIIIIVIWIFIFRRMGGGMGGGGGGIFNVGRSKAKLFDGEKTKVKINFTNVAGLEEAKIEVQEIVDFLKNPEKYTKLGGKIPKGALLVGPPGTGKTLLAKAVAGEANVPFFSLSGSDFVEMFVGVGASRVRDLFSQAKQKSPCIVFIDEIDAIGRTRSRGASLGGNDERENTLNQLLTEMDGFDTNTGVIILAATNRADILDPALMRAGRFDRQIHVELPDLTEREDIFKVHIKPLKLDDGVDIQKLSKQTPGFSGADIANVCNEAALIAARKDKESVNHQDFHDAVDRIIGGLEKKSKIITKTEKKTIAYHEAGHATLSWVLEHGHPLVKVTIVPRGQALGAAWYQPHERQITTKEQLLDEMCSTLGGRAAEELIFGKISSGALNDLERVTKLAYSMTAFLGMSEKVGNISFFDSSGRNEFQFQKPYSETTGELIDREVKKMIEEQYQRALKLLTESFEEMKKLAELLLENEVIYFEDAEKILGKRKFNEEYEEEVKKVRKRNIERLKKHEEYLKKKEKAEKEKKEKENKK
- the rsfS gene encoding ribosome silencing factor, with protein sequence MNKTQKLPDAVIEGMIEKKAKNIVKINFQGIKNAVSDYFIICEAATNKQVAAVSDSVEKNVMKTIKEKPIHKEGIENSEWIILDYFDVVVHIFQTEFRELYKLEELWADAEITKIDVKYTSIEN
- a CDS encoding glycerate kinase, yielding MKKILLAFDKFKYTLTAEQVTAAVRKGITSVRNDLLIHRIPVADGGEGTADILSHFFKCKKISTEVNNPLFRKISVQYYYSSDNQTAVIDISEASGLFLLKEEERNPLLTSTYGTGEMILDAVKKGAKKIILGLGGSATTDAGTGAAKALGYKFLTKSGEVINPLGKNLVNISNIDDTEVIFPFDKIKIIALYDVDNILYGKAGAAFTYSEQKGANQDELKILDVGLKNIAKIIKRKYGKDVSKLIGGGAAGGFGAGAFAFLRAELQSGSDTLLRLADFESKIKDADLIITGEGKFDIQSFQGKITGKIIEKAQEYNIPVIVICGKNNLSPEETKQKNIKSIHALFEGNVNIEEAKKISFQLIVKTAKDIAEKL